The Bifidobacterium animalis subsp. animalis ATCC 25527 genome has a segment encoding these proteins:
- a CDS encoding type II toxin-antitoxin system RelB/DinJ family antitoxin: MADIYFISLKTIGVRMSETATVSFRTDPKVKEEAKALYESMGMDLSTALNVFLRQSIRDNGMPFKITREQPENIEARRQTEAHEGRSFTSSESLMKDLMDA, encoded by the coding sequence ATGGCAGATATCTATTTCATTAGCCTGAAGACCATAGGAGTTCGCATGAGCGAGACAGCGACCGTGAGCTTTCGTACCGACCCGAAAGTCAAGGAAGAGGCCAAGGCACTCTATGAATCGATGGGCATGGACCTTTCCACCGCCCTCAACGTCTTCCTGCGCCAATCCATTCGCGACAACGGCATGCCGTTCAAGATCACCCGCGAACAACCGGAGAACATTGAGGCACGTCGGCAGACGGAAGCACACGAAGGCAGGTCCTTCACTAGTTCCGAGAGTCTGATGAAAGACCTGATGGATGCTTAG
- a CDS encoding MerR family transcriptional regulator produces MLGPERRGVVNPAFGGGSHAEPEAVAELWIVVEFGVDAGGFGANKSSGRERYRRELVFSRLCAGSGTGQHRAYCLMIANAVAYGARRDRMGATMYTMKQACELTGLSYETLKFYCLSELVPRVHRDARNHRVFDDHNIAWIRSLVCLRRCGLGIAEMKRYVALCLEGEASIPQRREILAEKREELQHRLQDIEDSIAYIDAKEQFYEAVLDGTTPYVSNVLGLEE; encoded by the coding sequence GTGCTTGGCCCAGAACGCCGTGGCGTCGTCAATCCAGCCTTCGGCGGTGGTTCCCACGCCGAGCCCGAAGCCGTGGCCGAGCTGTGGATAGTGGTGGAATTCGGTGTCGATGCCGGCGGCTTCGGTGCCAACAAATCTAGCGGGCGGGAGCGCTACCGGCGCGAATTGGTTTTCTCTCGGCTATGTGCCGGTAGCGGTACCGGTCAGCATCGGGCATACTGTCTGATGATCGCGAATGCCGTCGCGTACGGCGCACGACGCGATCGGATGGGAGCGACCATGTACACGATGAAGCAGGCCTGTGAGCTCACCGGATTGAGCTACGAGACCCTGAAGTTCTATTGCCTGTCGGAGCTCGTGCCGCGTGTGCATCGTGACGCACGCAACCACAGGGTCTTCGACGACCACAACATCGCATGGATACGGTCGTTGGTGTGTCTGCGCCGCTGTGGCCTCGGCATCGCCGAGATGAAGCGGTACGTGGCGCTATGCCTCGAGGGCGAGGCATCCATTCCGCAGCGGCGGGAGATATTGGCGGAGAAACGTGAGGAGCTCCAGCATCGGTTGCAGGACATCGAGGATTCGATTGCCTACATCGATGCCAAGGAGCAGTTCTATGAGGCGGTGCTCGACGGCACCACGCCGTACGTGAGCAACGTGCTCGGGCTGGAGGAGTGA
- a CDS encoding alpha/beta hydrolase has product MSERGFLTIAFDPSFTGESGGSPRAVASPDINTEDFSAAVDYLANRSDVNPEGIGIVGICGFGGLALNAAANDPRIKATVASTMYDMSRVTANGYFDADDSAAKRNEMRAQLAKQRTEDYANGDYARAGGVIDPLPDDAPQFVKDYHAYYKTPRGYHARSVNSNAGWNVTSSLPFMNMPLMTYIGEIENPVLLIHGEKAHSLYFSKAAYEKLEHGVNPANKELLIIPGANHTDLYGNLNAIPFDTIAGFFTRNL; this is encoded by the coding sequence TTGTCCGAGCGCGGGTTCCTCACGATCGCGTTCGACCCGTCGTTCACCGGCGAATCCGGCGGCTCGCCGCGCGCGGTCGCCTCCCCCGACATCAACACCGAGGATTTCTCCGCCGCCGTGGATTATCTGGCAAACCGCAGCGACGTGAATCCGGAGGGCATCGGCATTGTGGGCATCTGTGGCTTCGGCGGCCTGGCACTCAATGCCGCCGCGAACGACCCGCGCATCAAGGCCACCGTGGCGAGCACCATGTACGACATGAGCCGCGTCACCGCGAACGGCTACTTCGACGCCGACGACTCGGCCGCCAAGCGCAATGAGATGCGCGCACAGCTGGCCAAGCAGCGCACCGAGGACTACGCGAACGGCGACTATGCACGCGCCGGCGGCGTCATCGACCCGCTGCCCGACGACGCCCCGCAGTTCGTCAAGGACTACCACGCGTACTACAAGACCCCGCGCGGCTACCATGCGCGCTCGGTGAACTCGAATGCCGGCTGGAACGTCACCTCGTCGCTGCCGTTCATGAACATGCCGCTGATGACCTACATCGGCGAGATCGAGAACCCGGTGCTGCTCATTCACGGCGAGAAGGCGCATTCGCTGTACTTCAGCAAGGCCGCGTATGAGAAGCTCGAGCATGGCGTGAATCCGGCGAACAAGGAACTGCTGATCATCCCGGGTGCCAATCACACCGATCTGTACGGCAATCTCAATGCAATCCCGTTCGACACGATCGCCGGGTTCTTCACGCGGAATCTGTAA
- a CDS encoding WD40/YVTN/BNR-like repeat-containing protein, producing the protein MTGQTIARVSADSSVTDDMSQWYSQWKGRQQEIGVAPQYQLSSVRIRTVQRLPNIASRYDQSDGRNIYVQLDATVRPRFASIQRITDVHGCQTYAVESGINESCVFALEPRQDGYRIAQVMEPIMYQRLAYPEQFEKTEPDPTAPVLDGRNGYRLSKEKLEVTYDGGTTWHEVPDGVARIVGGINANTMLWLEPSRYVITPQFTAFVGYDEGTHTAQLLYSWDASSTWLTSALGHGVQAPSYISVVGDRIGVAYGYGDTLGSVGYAMVAGTLPELRADAEAVWRQIPLYMQYPSDLTMAGWVNDTTVIVGQAGSLHVSSDSGATWRELGIPKEPGLEGKLGYYPFDTPTHVWVEDGTAYLAMGQGEDADYAPNGTVVEAVFSYDPATDACTFIRQQPAPTPMPAG; encoded by the coding sequence ATGACGGGGCAGACGATTGCGCGCGTGTCTGCGGACAGTTCGGTGACCGATGACATGTCGCAATGGTACAGCCAGTGGAAGGGCAGGCAGCAGGAAATCGGCGTTGCGCCGCAGTATCAGTTGAGCTCGGTGCGGATTCGCACCGTGCAGCGATTGCCGAATATCGCGTCGCGGTATGACCAATCCGATGGGCGGAACATCTACGTGCAGCTGGACGCGACGGTGCGCCCGCGGTTTGCATCGATCCAGCGCATCACCGACGTGCATGGATGCCAGACGTACGCCGTGGAGTCGGGGATCAACGAATCGTGTGTGTTCGCATTGGAGCCGCGTCAGGACGGTTACCGCATCGCGCAGGTGATGGAGCCCATCATGTATCAGCGGTTGGCGTATCCGGAGCAGTTCGAGAAGACGGAGCCGGATCCCACGGCTCCGGTGCTCGACGGCCGCAACGGGTATCGTCTGTCCAAAGAGAAGCTGGAGGTGACCTACGACGGCGGGACGACGTGGCATGAGGTGCCCGACGGCGTCGCGCGCATCGTGGGCGGCATTAACGCGAACACCATGCTATGGCTCGAGCCGTCGAGGTATGTGATCACGCCACAGTTCACGGCGTTCGTAGGGTACGACGAGGGCACGCATACGGCGCAACTCCTCTATTCATGGGACGCCAGTTCGACGTGGCTCACATCCGCATTGGGGCACGGTGTACAGGCCCCCTCCTACATCTCCGTGGTCGGCGACCGCATCGGGGTGGCATATGGGTATGGCGACACGCTTGGCTCGGTCGGGTATGCGATGGTCGCGGGCACGTTGCCCGAACTGCGCGCGGATGCGGAGGCCGTGTGGCGGCAGATTCCGCTGTATATGCAATATCCGTCCGATCTGACGATGGCGGGATGGGTCAATGACACCACGGTGATTGTCGGGCAGGCCGGATCGCTGCATGTCTCGTCGGATTCAGGGGCCACATGGCGTGAACTGGGAATACCCAAGGAACCTGGTTTGGAGGGCAAGCTGGGGTATTACCCATTTGATACGCCGACGCATGTATGGGTGGAGGATGGCACGGCCTATCTCGCAATGGGTCAGGGAGAAGATGCCGATTATGCGCCGAATGGCACAGTCGTGGAGGCGGTGTTCTCGTACGATCCGGCCACGGATGCGTGCACCTTCATCAGGCAACAGCCCGCCCCCACGCCAATGCCTGCAGGTTGA
- a CDS encoding cupin domain-containing protein codes for MNNYPIPVGVPTAYAQSLMFPVGEPNDAYAQYFTGRSWLAPVSGEQVSMANVTFEPGCINHWHVHHATRGGGQMLICVGGRGYAQIEGQDPITMTPGTVVHIPANTKHWHGAAPGSWFSHIAIDVPGEGKSNEWLEPVDEAFYRSLK; via the coding sequence ATGAACAATTACCCGATTCCTGTCGGCGTTCCGACCGCATACGCACAGTCGCTCATGTTCCCGGTGGGCGAGCCGAACGACGCCTACGCGCAGTATTTCACCGGCAGAAGCTGGCTTGCGCCGGTCTCCGGCGAACAGGTCAGCATGGCCAACGTGACCTTCGAACCCGGCTGCATCAACCATTGGCACGTCCATCACGCCACGAGGGGCGGTGGACAGATGCTCATCTGCGTGGGCGGCCGCGGGTATGCGCAGATCGAAGGCCAGGACCCAATCACGATGACGCCGGGCACCGTCGTGCACATTCCGGCGAACACGAAGCATTGGCACGGCGCGGCCCCCGGCAGCTGGTTCTCGCACATCGCCATCGACGTGCCGGGCGAGGGCAAGAGCAACGAGTGGCTCGAACCGGTGGACGAGGCATTCTACCGCTCGCTCAAGTGA
- a CDS encoding aldo/keto reductase, with protein MQYTTLGPSDLEVSRICLGCMSFGDAGDGRHSWTLDEESSRAIVQQALDAGINFFDTAIVYQNGTSEEYLGRALSSMAARDDVVVATKFLPRTDEEIENGVSGQQHVRDNLDMSLRHLGMDHVDLYIYHMWDWRTPIEEIMEGFANAVAAGKTRYIGAANIVAWQLEKANAIAREHGWPQFISVQNHMNLLFREDEREMLPCAQEEGIALTPYSALASGRLSRRPGETSRRLREDSFAHGKYDAAAAMDADIIDAVRRIAEARGVTMTTVSLAWLLTKVTAPIIGATKPHHLDGAVAAVDFELSDNEIAALERPYQPHPIVGVMAQNTKENAAVSKSWERK; from the coding sequence ATGCAATACACCACACTCGGCCCGAGCGACCTCGAAGTCTCACGCATCTGCCTGGGCTGCATGAGCTTCGGCGATGCAGGCGACGGTCGACACAGCTGGACGCTCGACGAGGAATCGTCACGCGCGATTGTGCAGCAGGCGCTGGACGCTGGCATCAATTTCTTCGACACGGCGATCGTCTACCAGAACGGCACGTCGGAGGAATACCTCGGCCGCGCGCTCTCCTCCATGGCGGCACGCGACGATGTGGTGGTGGCCACGAAGTTCCTGCCGCGCACCGACGAGGAGATAGAGAACGGCGTGAGCGGCCAGCAGCACGTCCGCGACAATCTCGATATGAGTCTGCGCCATCTCGGCATGGACCACGTGGACCTGTACATCTATCACATGTGGGATTGGCGTACGCCGATCGAGGAGATCATGGAAGGCTTCGCGAACGCAGTGGCCGCCGGCAAGACGCGGTACATCGGCGCGGCGAACATCGTAGCGTGGCAGCTGGAGAAGGCCAACGCCATCGCCCGCGAACATGGCTGGCCGCAGTTCATCTCCGTACAGAACCACATGAATCTGCTGTTCCGTGAAGACGAGCGCGAGATGCTTCCCTGCGCGCAAGAGGAGGGCATAGCGCTTACGCCATACAGCGCCCTCGCAAGCGGGCGCCTGAGCCGCAGGCCGGGCGAGACGAGCCGCAGACTGCGCGAGGATTCCTTCGCCCATGGTAAGTATGATGCCGCCGCTGCAATGGATGCCGACATCATAGACGCGGTGAGGCGCATCGCCGAGGCCCGTGGCGTGACGATGACGACGGTCTCACTCGCATGGTTGCTTACCAAAGTGACAGCGCCCATCATCGGCGCGACGAAACCGCATCATCTCGACGGCGCGGTCGCGGCCGTCGATTTCGAGCTCAGCGACAACGAAATCGCCGCACTCGAACGTCCATACCAGCCGCATCCAATCGTCGGTGTCATGGCACAGAACACGAAGGAGAACGCAGCCGTCTCCAAAAGCTGGGAGCGCAAGTAG
- a CDS encoding flavodoxin yields MNTTSTRSRGLLALLLALAMILGFSACGSTSGSSSNSSGSSTASSNPGGNTGTSDGTPSVTKGSNGKTLIAYFSKTGTTQRAAEEIQKLTGADMFRIEPEKAYPEEYQPTTEVAREELNNNERPAVKGKVDDMAQYDTIFVGYPIWWGQAPMPVLTFLESYDLSGKTVVPFCTAVSSGIEGSIDMLKDSAKGANVTEGLRVRSADEIQPWLQKIGVLK; encoded by the coding sequence ATGAACACCACGTCAACCCGCTCACGAGGCCTACTCGCACTGCTGCTTGCCTTGGCGATGATCCTCGGCTTCTCCGCATGCGGCTCGACATCAGGCTCCTCGTCGAACTCGTCGGGATCCTCCACAGCGTCGAGCAATCCTGGAGGCAACACCGGCACCTCCGACGGCACCCCGAGCGTGACGAAGGGCAGCAATGGCAAGACGCTCATCGCCTACTTCTCGAAGACAGGCACCACACAGCGCGCCGCCGAGGAAATACAAAAGCTCACCGGAGCCGACATGTTCCGCATTGAACCGGAGAAGGCATACCCGGAGGAGTATCAGCCGACCACCGAAGTGGCCCGTGAGGAACTCAACAACAACGAACGCCCTGCCGTGAAAGGCAAGGTTGACGACATGGCGCAGTACGACACCATCTTCGTCGGATACCCGATCTGGTGGGGCCAGGCGCCGATGCCCGTGCTCACGTTCCTGGAATCATACGACCTCTCCGGCAAAACCGTGGTTCCCTTCTGCACCGCCGTATCCAGCGGCATCGAGGGCAGCATCGACATGCTCAAGGACAGTGCCAAGGGCGCCAACGTCACCGAGGGTCTGCGCGTCAGGTCGGCCGATGAAATCCAGCCCTGGCTGCAGAAGATTGGCGTGCTCAAGTAG
- a CDS encoding ferric reductase has protein sequence MKRIALRRSPIQAVLVWVAAFVVVPIPFTAILWATLGPMYRSMLTPITAGIYAYIWMLECVWLGCRPRWLDRIIGLPGIYVLHGVLGTGALALVIYHQYVLPSFGPAKTTGEIAFWTLVGIVALALVMMADWLDTLVPPLATVRSWLERVFRHEFTVWLHRIVLVAVVLACLHFNLVFYIKDLTAFIVTMDVTTGLVLAWYAWVKLRDRMFAARGKVVSARRVSSDIVEILVDCPAMRSWEYGNFVFLRLPHERGMHGFHPFSIANLPGEHGDAMRFAVRINGDFTERLYRTARAGMRVDVIGPFGMYERFIARHDAHAPIVVYAGGVGITPIIPTIMALSGTNRPVTVMYTAKRADDLLYADELRKWSASEAHTLHMQVGRWSKAELAEQITDGAIYLIAGPSGMIRDVRRMLLRHGVPGSRMFYEPFTW, from the coding sequence ATGAAACGCATTGCACTCCGTCGATCCCCCATTCAGGCCGTATTGGTGTGGGTCGCCGCGTTCGTCGTGGTGCCCATACCATTCACGGCAATCCTGTGGGCCACGCTCGGACCGATGTACCGTTCGATGCTCACGCCCATCACCGCCGGCATCTACGCCTACATATGGATGCTTGAATGCGTGTGGCTCGGCTGCCGACCCCGCTGGCTTGACCGCATCATAGGACTGCCCGGCATCTACGTGCTGCACGGCGTGCTCGGCACCGGGGCGCTCGCACTCGTCATCTATCACCAATACGTACTGCCGTCGTTCGGACCGGCGAAAACAACGGGAGAGATTGCGTTCTGGACGTTGGTCGGCATTGTCGCGCTCGCACTCGTCATGATGGCAGACTGGCTCGATACGCTGGTTCCGCCGCTCGCCACCGTGCGCAGCTGGCTCGAACGCGTGTTCCGCCATGAGTTCACCGTGTGGCTGCACCGCATTGTGCTCGTCGCCGTCGTGCTCGCCTGCCTGCATTTCAATCTGGTCTTCTATATCAAGGACCTCACGGCGTTCATCGTCACGATGGACGTGACCACCGGGCTCGTGCTCGCCTGGTATGCGTGGGTGAAATTGCGCGACCGCATGTTCGCCGCCCGCGGCAAGGTCGTTTCCGCGCGCAGAGTCTCAAGCGACATCGTGGAGATTCTCGTGGACTGTCCGGCGATGCGCAGCTGGGAATACGGCAACTTCGTGTTCCTCAGACTCCCCCACGAACGCGGCATGCACGGGTTCCACCCGTTCTCGATTGCGAATCTGCCCGGTGAGCATGGTGATGCGATGCGGTTCGCCGTGCGCATCAACGGCGACTTCACCGAACGGCTGTACCGCACCGCGCGGGCCGGCATGCGCGTGGACGTCATCGGGCCGTTCGGCATGTATGAACGGTTCATCGCACGCCACGACGCGCATGCGCCGATTGTCGTGTACGCGGGCGGCGTCGGCATCACGCCGATCATACCCACGATCATGGCGCTGTCCGGCACCAATCGCCCGGTCACCGTGATGTACACGGCGAAACGCGCCGACGACCTGTTGTATGCAGACGAATTGCGTAAGTGGAGCGCAAGCGAAGCGCACACGCTGCACATGCAGGTGGGGCGCTGGAGCAAGGCGGAACTCGCCGAACAGATCACCGATGGCGCGATCTACCTGATCGCCGGCCCCTCCGGCATGATCCGCGACGTGCGCCGCATGCTGCTACGCCACGGTGTGCCCGGTTCGCGCATGTTCTACGAGCCGTTCACCTGGTAG
- a CDS encoding SDR family oxidoreductase, which translates to MKPTHVLVVGASGSIGRHAVEKARAAGYRVRALVRDPARIHFGCGVEVVQGDLTSVESMRQALDGIDGIVFTHGSNGGPTLTETVDYGAVRNALEALDGRPARIALMTSIGVTNMDNDYNRSTEAHDWKRRSERLVRASGNEYTIVRPGWFDMEGADEHQLKFEQGDRRDPMGPQDGSVARRQIAQTLVDALGCEEADHKTLELIDVAGSAQTDAELASMFAALQPDTGLDGVLDRDNFPEYTQPKRVREQIARIETMRAEQ; encoded by the coding sequence ATGAAACCAACACATGTCCTGGTCGTGGGCGCCTCGGGAAGCATAGGGCGCCATGCCGTGGAGAAGGCGCGTGCGGCCGGCTACCGCGTGCGCGCACTCGTGCGCGACCCGGCACGCATCCATTTCGGATGCGGGGTCGAAGTGGTCCAAGGCGACCTGACGAGCGTGGAGTCAATGCGGCAGGCCCTTGACGGCATTGACGGCATTGTGTTCACCCACGGGTCGAACGGAGGGCCCACGCTCACCGAAACCGTCGATTACGGTGCCGTGCGCAACGCGTTGGAGGCACTCGACGGGCGGCCTGCGCGCATTGCGCTGATGACGTCGATCGGCGTGACGAACATGGACAACGACTACAACCGCTCCACCGAGGCCCATGACTGGAAGCGCCGCAGCGAACGCCTGGTGCGCGCCTCGGGCAACGAGTACACGATCGTGCGGCCGGGCTGGTTCGACATGGAGGGCGCCGACGAGCACCAGCTGAAGTTCGAGCAGGGAGACCGGCGCGACCCCATGGGGCCGCAGGACGGCTCGGTGGCGCGCCGCCAGATCGCCCAGACGCTCGTCGACGCACTCGGTTGCGAGGAGGCAGACCATAAGACGCTCGAACTCATCGACGTGGCCGGCTCAGCGCAAACCGACGCCGAACTTGCGTCGATGTTCGCCGCATTGCAACCTGACACCGGACTCGACGGCGTGCTGGACCGCGACAACTTCCCCGAGTACACCCAGCCCAAGCGCGTACGCGAGCAGATCGCGCGCATCGAGACGATGCGCGCCGAACAGTGA
- a CDS encoding methylated-DNA--[protein]-cysteine S-methyltransferase, whose amino-acid sequence MQGFATYVSEYGPVRVDWQDDAVVRLRIIPQADYDADGAGETTGLTDETFRELEQYFAGELQRFTVPIAFTYGTPFQQAVWRALLQIPYGETRTYAQIAEAVGHPKAVRAVGSANNRNPIPFIVPCHRVVGANGNLVGYAYGVEMKRSLLQMEMRILGQ is encoded by the coding sequence ATGCAGGGGTTTGCAACATATGTGAGTGAATACGGACCGGTGCGCGTGGACTGGCAAGATGACGCCGTTGTTCGGCTGCGCATCATTCCGCAGGCGGACTACGACGCCGACGGCGCAGGCGAGACGACCGGGCTCACCGACGAGACGTTCCGTGAGCTCGAACAGTACTTCGCCGGCGAGCTACAGCGATTCACCGTGCCGATCGCATTCACGTACGGCACACCGTTCCAGCAGGCCGTGTGGCGCGCATTGCTGCAGATTCCGTACGGCGAGACGCGCACCTACGCGCAGATCGCCGAGGCGGTGGGACACCCGAAGGCCGTGCGCGCGGTCGGCTCGGCGAACAACCGCAACCCGATTCCGTTCATCGTGCCTTGCCACCGCGTGGTCGGCGCGAACGGCAATCTCGTCGGCTATGCCTATGGCGTGGAGATGAAGCGTTCGCTATTGCAAATGGAGATGCGCATCCTCGGGCAATGA
- a CDS encoding flavodoxin produces the protein MSKQLVVYISATGTTRRVAQNLAKAIDADLAEIVPAPPFTAQDIDWTDPTSRASRQHADRAMRPPISASPSVDGYDEIFVGYPLWWDTAPREVRTWLESHDFTGKTITTFATSSSSTRGALGEQLHDSAPDAHWVNGRRFAANASEAELKAWADSIA, from the coding sequence ATGAGCAAGCAATTGGTCGTATACATCTCCGCCACCGGCACCACGCGGCGGGTGGCACAGAACCTCGCGAAGGCGATCGACGCCGATCTCGCCGAGATCGTCCCGGCTCCGCCGTTCACCGCGCAGGACATCGACTGGACCGATCCGACGAGCCGTGCTTCGCGCCAGCATGCTGACCGCGCGATGCGGCCACCCATCTCCGCAAGCCCCTCTGTGGATGGTTACGACGAGATCTTCGTCGGCTACCCGCTGTGGTGGGACACCGCACCGCGCGAAGTGCGCACCTGGCTCGAATCGCATGATTTCACCGGTAAGACGATCACCACGTTCGCCACGTCGTCATCAAGCACACGCGGCGCGCTCGGCGAGCAGCTGCACGATTCGGCACCGGACGCCCATTGGGTGAACGGGCGTCGCTTCGCCGCGAATGCCAGCGAGGCCGAACTCAAGGCCTGGGCGGATTCGATCGCCTGA
- a CDS encoding type II toxin-antitoxin system YafQ family toxin — MLSTVFRTTQFKKDFKSLLKKHYDPKKLQDAVDAMMAQDTKLLGTKYKDHPLVGNWRGYREIHIEGDWLLIYRIEKHELQLVLTRTGSHDDLF, encoded by the coding sequence ATGCTTAGCACCGTATTTCGCACCACTCAGTTCAAAAAGGACTTCAAGTCGCTGCTGAAGAAGCACTACGACCCGAAGAAGTTGCAAGACGCCGTCGACGCAATGATGGCGCAGGACACGAAGCTGCTTGGCACCAAATACAAAGACCATCCACTCGTTGGGAACTGGCGCGGATACCGCGAAATACATATCGAGGGCGATTGGCTGCTCATCTACCGTATAGAAAAGCACGAGCTCCAATTGGTGTTGACACGCACAGGCTCGCATGACGACCTGTTCTGA
- a CDS encoding carboxymuconolactone decarboxylase family protein: MTGTTEQPNERLKETDPQFAERMLHFADVEVAQDPETELEPATRYLAILATLLGCQGADEFRIQLGRALDAGLTPVQAKEVVYQAVDYLGIGRVRPFLTITNEVLEARGVALPLPDQTTTTMENRLAAGNAKQVELFGEGMDKSYERSKVNYWLADNCFGDYYTRTGLTNLQREMITFCYLAAQGSVEPQLLAHTKANIALGNTADFLRTVVLQNLPYIGYPRTLNALRIVEEADKAK, translated from the coding sequence ATGACTGGCACAACCGAACAACCGAATGAACGACTGAAAGAGACCGACCCGCAGTTCGCCGAGCGCATGCTACATTTCGCCGACGTGGAGGTCGCGCAAGACCCCGAAACGGAGCTTGAACCGGCCACGCGCTACCTGGCCATTCTGGCCACGCTGCTCGGCTGCCAGGGCGCGGATGAGTTCCGCATTCAGCTCGGGCGCGCGCTCGACGCCGGGCTGACGCCGGTGCAAGCGAAGGAGGTCGTGTACCAGGCCGTCGACTACCTCGGCATCGGTCGTGTGCGCCCGTTCCTCACCATCACGAACGAGGTGCTCGAAGCGCGAGGAGTGGCCCTGCCGTTGCCCGACCAGACCACCACAACCATGGAGAACCGCCTCGCGGCCGGCAATGCCAAACAGGTCGAGCTGTTCGGCGAGGGCATGGACAAGAGCTACGAGCGCAGCAAGGTGAACTATTGGCTTGCAGACAACTGCTTCGGCGACTACTACACGCGCACCGGGCTCACCAATCTGCAGCGCGAGATGATCACGTTCTGCTATCTCGCGGCACAGGGCAGCGTGGAACCGCAGCTGCTCGCCCACACGAAGGCGAACATCGCCCTCGGCAACACTGCCGACTTCCTGCGCACAGTGGTACTGCAGAATCTGCCCTACATCGGCTACCCGCGCACGCTGAACGCCCTGCGCATCGTCGAGGAGGCCGACAAAGCGAAGTAA
- a CDS encoding zinc-dependent alcohol dehydrogenase family protein has protein sequence MAENMMKAAVFVEPEHVEVREVERPRIEKPTDAIVRVLKACVCGSDLWWFRGISERPHNTLVGHEAIGIIDEVGADVHDMKPGDFVIVPFTHCCGHCEACEKGYDGNCFNMEPGGNAGYQAEYMRATWADTALIKIPGTPADYTDEQIASLLALSDVMATGYHAAWSSRIEPGDTVVIYGDGAVGLCAVIGAKLLGAGRIIMMSRHEDRAALAREFGAGDIVPERGDEAVARIMEMTDGAGADRVLECVGSEQSIESAVRSGRPGAYVSRVGVPHDNSIDVNALFWRNVSLTGGIASVATHDKGTLLKAVLDGEINPGKVFTTSFDLDHVQQAYEAMDERRAIKSMIDIAEA, from the coding sequence ATGGCGGAGAACATGATGAAAGCCGCGGTGTTCGTGGAACCCGAACACGTCGAGGTGCGCGAGGTGGAGCGCCCGAGAATCGAGAAGCCCACCGACGCGATTGTGCGCGTGCTCAAGGCATGCGTGTGCGGCTCGGATCTGTGGTGGTTCCGCGGCATCTCGGAACGCCCGCACAACACGCTCGTGGGCCACGAGGCGATCGGCATCATCGACGAGGTGGGCGCCGACGTGCACGACATGAAGCCCGGCGACTTCGTGATCGTCCCCTTCACCCACTGCTGCGGGCACTGCGAGGCCTGCGAGAAGGGCTACGACGGCAACTGCTTCAACATGGAGCCCGGCGGCAACGCCGGCTACCAGGCCGAATACATGCGCGCCACCTGGGCAGACACCGCACTCATCAAGATTCCGGGCACGCCCGCCGACTACACCGACGAGCAGATCGCCTCGCTGCTGGCGCTCTCGGACGTCATGGCGACCGGCTATCACGCCGCGTGGAGCTCGAGAATCGAACCCGGCGACACCGTGGTGATCTACGGGGACGGCGCCGTGGGCCTGTGCGCGGTGATCGGTGCGAAGCTGCTTGGCGCTGGCCGGATCATCATGATGAGCCGTCATGAGGATCGTGCGGCACTTGCCCGTGAATTCGGCGCGGGCGACATCGTTCCCGAGCGCGGCGACGAGGCGGTGGCCCGCATCATGGAGATGACGGACGGCGCGGGCGCCGACCGCGTGCTCGAATGCGTCGGTTCCGAGCAGAGCATTGAATCCGCCGTGCGCAGCGGACGCCCGGGTGCCTATGTGAGCCGCGTCGGCGTGCCGCATGACAACAGCATCGACGTGAACGCGCTGTTCTGGCGCAATGTATCGCTGACCGGCGGCATCGCCTCGGTGGCCACGCACGACAAGGGCACGCTGCTCAAGGCCGTGCTCGACGGCGAGATCAACCCGGGCAAGGTGTTCACCACCTCCTTCGACCTCGACCATGTGCAGCAGGCCTATGAGGCGATGGACGAACGCCGTGCCATCAAGTCGATGATCGACATCGCCGAAGCGTAA